The following coding sequences lie in one Spinacia oleracea cultivar Varoflay chromosome 1, BTI_SOV_V1, whole genome shotgun sequence genomic window:
- the LOC110775527 gene encoding two-component response regulator-like PRR37 isoform X3: MLTPVSNGIEAWRILEDLNHQIDLVLTEVVTSGLSGIGLLSKIMSHNSCQNTPVIMMSSLDSTSLVLKCLSKGAADFLAKPIRKNELKNLWQHVWRRCHSSSGSNGDSCIRNEKSIGAKCADESNNDTGSNNENDKRSIGLQAKDGSDNGSGTQKLWRNLDL; this comes from the exons ATGC TCACACCAGTGTCAAATGGTATAGAAGCATGGAGAATCTTGGAAGATTTAAACCATCAGATTGACCTAGTCTTGACTGAGGTAGTCACGTCCGGACTATCTGGTATTGGTCTTCTGTCCAAGATAATGAGTCACAACAGCTGCCAGAATACTCCTGTCATTA TGATGTCATCTCTTGATTCAACTAGTTTAGTCTTAAAATGCTTGTCCAAGGGTGCTGCTGACTTTCTGGCAAAGCCTATAAGGAAAAATGAACTTAAAAACCTTTGGCAGCATGTATGGAGGAGATGCCACAGT tCTAGTGGTAGCAATGGTGACAGCTGCATACGGAATGAAAAATCTATTGGTGCCAAATGCGCTGATGAGTCGAACAATGACACTGGCAGCAACAACGAAAATGACAAAAGAAGTATTGGTTTACAAGCTAAGGATGGAAGTGACAATGGAAGTGGCACTCAG AAACTCTGGAGAAACCTAGATTTGTAA
- the LOC110775527 gene encoding two-component response regulator-like PRR37 isoform X1, giving the protein MLTPVSNGIEAWRILEDLNHQIDLVLTEVVTSGLSGIGLLSKIMSHNSCQNTPVIMMSSLDSTSLVLKCLSKGAADFLAKPIRKNELKNLWQHVWRRCHSSSGSNGDSCIRNEKSIGAKCADESNNDTGSNNENDKRSIGLQAKDGSDNGSGTQINCVGKWMNRNGYSNTDCCLSSIQQSLPSLKLWRNLDL; this is encoded by the exons ATGC TCACACCAGTGTCAAATGGTATAGAAGCATGGAGAATCTTGGAAGATTTAAACCATCAGATTGACCTAGTCTTGACTGAGGTAGTCACGTCCGGACTATCTGGTATTGGTCTTCTGTCCAAGATAATGAGTCACAACAGCTGCCAGAATACTCCTGTCATTA TGATGTCATCTCTTGATTCAACTAGTTTAGTCTTAAAATGCTTGTCCAAGGGTGCTGCTGACTTTCTGGCAAAGCCTATAAGGAAAAATGAACTTAAAAACCTTTGGCAGCATGTATGGAGGAGATGCCACAGT tCTAGTGGTAGCAATGGTGACAGCTGCATACGGAATGAAAAATCTATTGGTGCCAAATGCGCTGATGAGTCGAACAATGACACTGGCAGCAACAACGAAAATGACAAAAGAAGTATTGGTTTACAAGCTAAGGATGGAAGTGACAATGGAAGTGGCACTCAG ATCAATTGCGTTGGAAAATGGATGAATCGCAATGGCTATTCAAACACCGATTGCTGTCTCTCTTCCATCCAACAATCCCTGCCTTCGTTG AAACTCTGGAGAAACCTAGATTTGTAA
- the LOC110775527 gene encoding two-component response regulator-like PRR37 isoform X2, which yields MLTPVSNGIEAWRILEDLNHQIDLVLTEVVTSGLSGIGLLSKIMSHNSCQNTPVIMMSSLDSTSLVLKCLSKGAADFLAKPIRKNELKNLWQHVWRRCHSSSGSNGDSCIRNEKSIGAKCADESNNDTGSNNENDKRSIGLQAKDGSDNGSGTQINCVGKWMNRNGYSNTDCCLSSIQQSLPSLV from the exons ATGC TCACACCAGTGTCAAATGGTATAGAAGCATGGAGAATCTTGGAAGATTTAAACCATCAGATTGACCTAGTCTTGACTGAGGTAGTCACGTCCGGACTATCTGGTATTGGTCTTCTGTCCAAGATAATGAGTCACAACAGCTGCCAGAATACTCCTGTCATTA TGATGTCATCTCTTGATTCAACTAGTTTAGTCTTAAAATGCTTGTCCAAGGGTGCTGCTGACTTTCTGGCAAAGCCTATAAGGAAAAATGAACTTAAAAACCTTTGGCAGCATGTATGGAGGAGATGCCACAGT tCTAGTGGTAGCAATGGTGACAGCTGCATACGGAATGAAAAATCTATTGGTGCCAAATGCGCTGATGAGTCGAACAATGACACTGGCAGCAACAACGAAAATGACAAAAGAAGTATTGGTTTACAAGCTAAGGATGGAAGTGACAATGGAAGTGGCACTCAG ATCAATTGCGTTGGAAAATGGATGAATCGCAATGGCTATTCAAACACCGATTGCTGTCTCTCTTCCATCCAACAATCCCTGCCTTCGTTG GTATGA